In bacterium, the following proteins share a genomic window:
- the fucI gene encoding L-fucose isomerase (catalyzes the conversion of the aldose L-fucose into the corresponding ketose L-fuculose), whose translation MKTGGMTPDFNALAASARRFTETPRRLAGHVPTIAITPVADGRTGAYEGNCEKTWRMVERVHKLITGAVKLPDGTPVRVVVAPEIVYGARTGALAQEYYAKEGVSANIWVSRSWSYSDELMSAAQGLGSSEWQQAAYGLNQTDRPGAVWLKAFCAAMDEKGRPIFSIYNPDLESEEGDIAPYAAERLVRFARAAAAVAEMRGKNYLSVGSVSMGIIGSDVRRNIMLRYLGMGSVSVDMVAVKGRMERGFYDHNELERAFAFMKERFSFDFGKGKRPCSPDDLLRECIKMTLIVRDMMIGNPKLADPAVGKKQGFKADVEHAQGHNAVAAGTQGQRAWTDLYPNYDLTESILNSSFDWNGFRTPFIVATENDSKNAIGMLAAHLLTGMAQLFADIRTNWTVESIRKATGADISRIAPGGFIDKRNSGAGALDYALDVIGLVSKKHTMEISAVTDAIRNDAKLRKKLIDSAIKGTGYKCASLEYFPGDGLSSHYRTPGGIPMTAYRYNVIGDELTCSVIEGETIDLPDAVADHVSKRTDPTWPETFWAPRGMTSFEYMSKIGPNHDGNSFGLIGADMITLNAMLRIPVDFHNIPQKDIFRPTMWDRYGGDDFRACEKLGPVYR comes from the coding sequence ATGAAGACTGGCGGTATGACACCGGATTTTAACGCTCTCGCGGCTTCCGCACGCCGCTTTACCGAAACGCCGCGCCGGCTTGCCGGGCATGTGCCGACCATCGCGATCACTCCTGTTGCGGACGGCAGGACGGGAGCATACGAGGGAAACTGTGAAAAAACATGGCGGATGGTCGAACGTGTCCATAAGCTGATCACCGGCGCAGTAAAACTCCCGGACGGCACACCCGTAAGGGTCGTCGTTGCGCCGGAAATCGTCTACGGCGCCCGTACAGGAGCTCTTGCCCAGGAATACTATGCGAAAGAGGGGGTGAGCGCCAATATCTGGGTAAGCCGTTCATGGTCGTACAGCGACGAGCTCATGTCCGCCGCGCAGGGTCTCGGCAGCAGCGAATGGCAGCAGGCAGCGTACGGTCTCAACCAGACCGACCGTCCCGGAGCGGTCTGGCTCAAGGCATTCTGCGCCGCCATGGATGAGAAGGGACGGCCGATTTTCTCGATCTACAATCCCGATCTGGAGTCCGAGGAAGGGGACATTGCCCCGTACGCCGCCGAACGGCTCGTCCGGTTTGCCCGCGCCGCCGCGGCTGTCGCGGAGATGCGCGGCAAGAACTACCTCTCGGTCGGAAGCGTGTCGATGGGAATAATCGGCTCCGATGTCCGCCGCAACATCATGCTCAGGTACCTGGGAATGGGCTCAGTTTCGGTCGACATGGTTGCGGTCAAAGGCCGTATGGAGCGGGGATTTTATGACCATAACGAGCTCGAACGGGCGTTCGCGTTCATGAAGGAGCGGTTCTCGTTCGATTTCGGTAAAGGCAAACGTCCCTGTTCGCCCGACGATCTTCTCCGCGAGTGTATCAAAATGACTCTCATCGTCCGCGACATGATGATCGGCAACCCGAAGCTCGCCGATCCCGCAGTCGGGAAGAAGCAGGGATTCAAGGCCGATGTCGAGCACGCGCAGGGCCATAACGCCGTAGCAGCCGGAACACAGGGGCAGCGCGCATGGACCGATCTCTATCCGAACTACGACCTGACCGAATCAATCCTCAACAGCTCCTTCGACTGGAACGGGTTCAGAACGCCGTTCATCGTGGCGACCGAAAACGACAGCAAGAACGCCATCGGCATGCTTGCCGCACACCTCCTTACCGGCATGGCGCAGCTTTTCGCCGACATCCGTACGAACTGGACGGTCGAGAGCATCAGGAAGGCAACCGGAGCCGATATCAGCCGCATCGCTCCGGGAGGATTTATCGACAAGCGGAACTCGGGCGCCGGCGCGCTCGATTATGCCCTCGATGTCATCGGCCTCGTCTCGAAAAAACATACCATGGAAATCAGCGCGGTTACCGATGCCATCCGTAACGATGCCAAACTCCGCAAGAAACTGATCGACTCCGCCATCAAAGGAACGGGATACAAGTGCGCGTCACTCGAATATTTCCCCGGCGACGGGCTTTCGAGCCACTATCGTACACCCGGCGGCATTCCCATGACCGCCTACCGTTACAATGTCATCGGCGATGAGCTGACCTGCTCGGTTATCGAGGGCGAGACCATCGATCTCCCGGATGCTGTGGCGGACCATGTGAGCAAACGCACCGACCCGACATGGCCCGAAACCTTCTGGGCGCCGCGAGGCATGACATCCTTCGAGTACATGTCGAAAATCGGGCCGAACCACGACGGTAACTCGTTCGGGCTCATCGGGGCAGACATGATCACCCTCAACGCCATGCTCCGCATCCCGGTCGATTTCCACAATATCCCTCAAAAGGATATCTTCAGACCGACCATGTGGGACCGTTACGGCGGCGATGACTTCAGGGCATGCGAAAAACTCGGGCCGGTATACAGGTAA